In Myxococcus xanthus, the genomic window TTCAGGAACTCAGCAAGGCGCTGAAGACGCAGGTGCGGCGGACATGAGCGCCTCTGGAGATGGGAGTGAGAAGTCGCTGGCGGACCTCATGGCGGGCGTCGCGGTAGTGTTCCTGCTGTTGGCGGTCATCTTCATTCTCGAAGCGCATGAGCAGCGTGAGGCCGCCATCCGCGACAAGGAGGCCGCCATCGAGAAGGTGGATTCGCAGAAGGAGGGCGTCCAGGAATCACTCATCGCGCTGCGGGAGGATTTGATTTCACTTGATGCCATGCTCGATGGCGGCTTCATCGCGCTCAGCGGGCTGGATGGTGGCGTGAATGCCTTGGAGATTGAATTCAAGAACATGCAGTTCGGCCTGGGCCAGTGCCGGACGCCTCTTGCCTATGTCGAGCAGTTCGAGCGCGGCGCTGTTCCCCTTATTCATCGCGTCTGCCAGGCGGTGGAGGCCATGCGGGACGCGGGCGCGGAGCCCTCCATCATCCTGGAAGGGCACACCGATGACCGTCCGTTCCTGGGGACGAGTTGGGAGTGCGGTGTCCGGGAAGGGGTGGCGCGGTACAGCTTCGAGAACAATGTGAGGGCGAGTGCCGCGCGCGCCCAAGAAGTATTCTTCACGGTGCGTAATCAACTCCGCGACGCGGGCTACGAGCGGGACTGCTTCGATTCGAACTTCGTTGTCTCAGGGCGTGGGCAGACCGCGCCCCGGCCTGGGACGGATGGCAGCGAGCCTGAGAACCGGCGGCTCGTCATCCGCGTGCGCGGCGACCTGCGCTTGTAGGAACTCTGATGGGACTGGATGCATGGCTTACAGGCGTGCAGGAGAGGCAGCGGACCGCGCTCGCGGGTCTCGGCACGTTTCAACAGCAGGTGGAGAGCGGGCTCCGGCAGCTTCGCGTCAGCTTGGATGAGGCACAGCGGCGCACGGATGAACGGGAGCCTGGACGCGCGCTTCGAGTCCTCGAATCGCTCGACGTCGAAGGCGTGCTCGGGAAGGTGCGGGTCGGGGACTTTTCCGAGTTGTCCCGTCGTGAGCGACGAGCCGTTCCCTGGCTGTGGCGCCGGGTCGAGCCAGCGTCCATGGAAGGGTTCCTGAGTCACTTCCCGGAAAGTTGGCCCCGGCTCGTGAGGCAACGGCTCCGGGACTGGTGCCTGGCGGACGGGGATTCGAAGCGCATGCGTGAATGGTCACAACTGACCAGTCGCTATTCCACGGACTCCCGCCTGCTTCGGTGGAACTTGCCTGTGTCCATCGAAATGGCGCTCAGTCCGGAGGGACCGAAGGGGGTCGCGGCCAGGTGGGGGGACCGCCCGCTGCGAGAGGTCGTCGACTTGATGGGGCACGCAGGCCTACGGCCCGCGGTCGGCTATTCAGGGCATGTCGTTGCGGAGTATTTGCTGCAACGGTGTGCGGCACGGCAGGATGCGTCCGAATCCCTGCTGTACCTGCTGGAAGCCGAGGCAGGACGGGCGTGGCTTCCGAGCGCGAGCGCTGACCGGAGCGTCATCGGTGCTCCGCTGGAGGCGCGTGTCGCCGTCATCGCGGCGATACTGGAGTGTCGCGCGCACGGGCGGGTCCACAAGGATGCGCAGTCCCGCGTCGAGGAGCGCCTCATCGCGAAGGACAGCGTCTTCGGGGACCCTCGGATCTCCATCTTGACTGAGGCGTGGAGCGCGGTTCGCGGTCGCTCAAAACAGGCTTTCGAGGCGTTCCTGTCGGCGCTCATCCAGCAGGACCTTGAGTTCTTCTTTGAGAAGGCCATGCACGAGCGGGACCGCCATGTCTTCTGGCTGCGCTACCTGGGCTCCATTAGGTCGACGACCTGTTGGCTGGCTCCGGATGCCTACGATGCTTTGCTCCGGGAGGTGCGAACGCTTCCCTCTGAGCAGCAGGCTGCTTTCAGGAGAGCGAAGCGCTTTTCCAGGTACGATGTGAGCGCATTTTGTCTGCGCTTCGATGAGTACTCGGTGGTTGAGTTCTCCAAGACGGGGAACGCGACCTATGTCTACCGCAACCGCGATATCGACAAAGTACTGAGGCAAGAGAACGTCGAGTGCGCTGACGACCTCAAGGTTCGCTCGCTCGCGGAGGCGCGGCTTTACCACCAACCCGGATGGGAGCCACGATTCGAGCAGGAGCTACTGGCACGCGGAATCGAGAAAGCCCCCGCTGCGAAGAAACGCCCGTTCTGAGCGAGCGCACGACATAGCGCTTGCGCTGACAGGTCACGTTCACGGATTCAGCACCAGGTCCAACAGCCGCAGCGTCATCCCACCGGTGAAGTCGATGGTGGCTCCGTTGAACCAGCCCGCCTCCTCACCGGCGAGCACCGTGACGAAGCGGGCCACGTCCTCCACGGTGCCCATGCGTCCCGCGGGATTCATCCTCGCGTGGGCCGCCTCCAGGCGGGCCAGGGCCCCGGGCGAGTACACGTGCTTTAGCGCGGGCGTCATCACCGTGCCGAACTTCAGCAGGTTGACGCGGTGTCCTCGCGGTCCCAGCTCCATGGCCAGGTAGCGCACGTACATCTCCAGCGCCGCCTTCGACGCGCTGATGAGCCCTGTGTTCCCCAGGTGCGTCTCATCCAGCGGATTCTGCAGACCGAGAAGCCGGGCCTCCGGCGCCAACATGTCTTCATTCACCAGGGCCTGCACCCAGA contains:
- a CDS encoding EH signature domain-containing protein, with translation MGLDAWLTGVQERQRTALAGLGTFQQQVESGLRQLRVSLDEAQRRTDEREPGRALRVLESLDVEGVLGKVRVGDFSELSRRERRAVPWLWRRVEPASMEGFLSHFPESWPRLVRQRLRDWCLADGDSKRMREWSQLTSRYSTDSRLLRWNLPVSIEMALSPEGPKGVAARWGDRPLREVVDLMGHAGLRPAVGYSGHVVAEYLLQRCAARQDASESLLYLLEAEAGRAWLPSASADRSVIGAPLEARVAVIAAILECRAHGRVHKDAQSRVEERLIAKDSVFGDPRISILTEAWSAVRGRSKQAFEAFLSALIQQDLEFFFEKAMHERDRHVFWLRYLGSIRSTTCWLAPDAYDALLREVRTLPSEQQAAFRRAKRFSRYDVSAFCLRFDEYSVVEFSKTGNATYVYRNRDIDKVLRQENVECADDLKVRSLAEARLYHQPGWEPRFEQELLARGIEKAPAAKKRPF
- a CDS encoding SDR family NAD(P)-dependent oxidoreductase; amino-acid sequence: MREGEGSEAREWALILGASSGTGAAIAEAVTRKPGLNVFGVHRGRYAEGAVQLEQRIRDAGGRGVLWQADASSPEAAEAGVAALREVAGPRSVKLFVHSIAGASVGRFLSEGEDRLHARRIRRTFDTMAHSFVFWVQALVNEDMLAPEARLLGLQNPLDETHLGNTGLISASKAALEMYVRYLAMELGPRGHRVNLLKFGTVMTPALKHVYSPGALARLEAAHARMNPAGRMGTVEDVARFVTVLAGEEAGWFNGATIDFTGGMTLRLLDLVLNP